In Flavobacterium okayamense, a single window of DNA contains:
- a CDS encoding ABC transporter permease, protein MFRLLSIEFQKIFKNRASKILVILYFSLLFLLFLISNIEFDLGPIHVNIADQGIFNFPFIWHFNTYVADYFKIFLAVVIVSMMANEYTYGTLKQNLIDGFSKKEVILSKFLTVVTFSFVSTLFVFLITLILGLRFSSYNEVSIIFSQLEYVLGYFVKLVAFFSFCLFLSVLIKRSAFALGFLIFWTMFEFFSHGILKYVILKEKDRSETLIDKIYDFFPLESMSNIVVEPYSRLSFVKTIGNQVGIENIKDYDVHFSSILIALVWTLTFIWLSYKLLEKRDL, encoded by the coding sequence ATGTTCCGATTACTTTCTATCGAATTTCAAAAAATATTTAAAAACAGAGCCAGTAAAATATTAGTAATCCTTTATTTTTCATTGCTTTTCCTGTTGTTTTTAATCAGTAATATTGAGTTTGATTTAGGTCCAATTCATGTAAATATCGCCGATCAAGGTATTTTTAATTTTCCTTTTATTTGGCATTTCAATACGTATGTAGCCGATTATTTTAAAATATTTTTAGCTGTTGTAATTGTTTCAATGATGGCTAACGAATATACTTACGGTACGTTAAAACAAAACTTAATAGACGGATTTAGTAAAAAAGAAGTTATCTTAAGTAAATTTTTAACGGTAGTTACCTTTTCATTTGTTTCAACGTTGTTCGTATTCTTAATCACCCTGATTTTAGGTCTTCGCTTTTCGTCATACAATGAAGTTTCAATTATATTTTCTCAATTAGAATATGTTTTAGGTTATTTTGTAAAACTTGTAGCCTTCTTTTCTTTCTGTTTGTTTTTAAGTGTATTGATAAAACGTTCAGCCTTTGCTTTAGGCTTCTTAATTTTTTGGACAATGTTTGAATTCTTCAGTCACGGAATTTTAAAATATGTAATTTTAAAAGAAAAAGATAGAAGCGAAACTTTAATTGATAAGATATATGATTTCTTTCCATTAGAATCGATGTCTAATATTGTAGTTGAGCCCTATTCTAGATTAAGTTTTGTAAAAACTATTGGTAATCAAGTAGGAATTGAGAATATAAAAGACTACGATGTACACTTTTCAAGCATCTTAATTGCATTAGTTTGGACTTTAACATTTATTTGGCTTTCGTATAAATTGCTAGAAAAAAGAGATTTGTAG
- a CDS encoding ABC transporter ATP-binding protein, which translates to METILTIENLNKIYGKKVHAVNNLSFEIHKGNVYGILGPNGSGKSTTLGIVLNVVNKTSGNFAWFGGQLDTHDALKKVGAIIERPNFYPYMTAEENLRLVCKIKGIPYSKVEEKLTLVGLIERKDSKFKTFSLGMKQRLAIASALLNDPEILILDEPTNGLDPQGIRQIRDLIKIIAAQGTTILLASHLLDEVEKVCSHVVVLQKGVMLYQGTVHGMVANEGFFELEANDMTRLQTEINQHKAVEKTEIEDGKLYVYLHENLDSAELNSYLANKGIVLSHLVKRKHSLEEQFLQLTNHQTN; encoded by the coding sequence TTGGAAACTATACTAACCATTGAAAATCTCAATAAAATTTATGGCAAAAAAGTTCACGCTGTAAATAATCTATCATTTGAAATTCATAAAGGCAATGTTTACGGAATTCTTGGTCCCAATGGTTCTGGAAAATCTACAACATTAGGAATTGTCTTAAATGTTGTAAACAAAACTTCAGGAAATTTTGCTTGGTTTGGCGGTCAATTAGATACTCATGATGCACTAAAAAAAGTTGGAGCTATTATTGAACGTCCAAATTTTTATCCGTACATGACTGCCGAAGAAAATTTACGATTGGTTTGTAAAATCAAAGGTATTCCCTATTCAAAAGTTGAAGAAAAACTAACTTTAGTTGGATTAATAGAACGAAAAGATAGTAAATTCAAAACCTTTTCTTTAGGAATGAAACAGCGTTTGGCTATTGCTTCTGCCCTACTTAATGATCCTGAAATTTTAATCTTAGATGAACCTACGAATGGTTTAGACCCACAAGGAATTCGCCAAATTAGAGATTTAATCAAAATAATTGCCGCTCAAGGAACAACAATATTATTAGCTTCTCACCTTTTAGACGAAGTTGAAAAAGTGTGTAGTCATGTTGTAGTTTTACAAAAAGGTGTAATGTTGTATCAAGGAACAGTTCACGGAATGGTTGCTAATGAAGGCTTTTTCGAACTCGAAGCAAATGACATGACAAGGCTTCAAACGGAAATAAACCAACATAAAGCTGTAGAAAAAACAGAAATAGAAGATGGTAAACTTTATGTTTATTTACATGAAAACCTTGATTCAGCTGAATTAAATTCGTATTTGGCAAACAAAGGCATCGTTTTAAGTCATCTTGTAAAAAGAAAACACAGTTTAGAAGAGCAATTTTTACAACTTACCAATCATCAAACAAACTAA
- a CDS encoding DUF1328 domain-containing protein, translating to MLRWTIIFIILALVAGVLGFGGIAAGAAGIAKVLFFIFIVLFILSLIRGKKV from the coding sequence ATGTTACGTTGGACAATTATATTTATCATTCTTGCTTTAGTTGCAGGTGTTTTAGGTTTCGGTGGAATTGCTGCTGGAGCCGCAGGAATTGCAAAAGTTTTATTCTTCATTTTTATAGTATTATTTATATTATCATTAATCAGAGGAAAAAAAGTTTAA
- a CDS encoding TIGR02757 family protein: MKFNELKEFLDEKVELYNRPDFIESDPIQIPHSFSVKEDIEISAFLAATIAWGNRKMIINNAKKLMNILGNSPYDFVMNHSEENLENLHSFVHRTFNGQDAVTFIKALQNIYQNHNGLESVFSKYQNQKDQTESISNFKKVFFEVVHLPRTTKHISDPLNNSAAKRLNMMLRWLCRQDNKGVDIGIWKTINPAYLSCPLDVHSGNVARKLGLLTRKQNDAKALAELDFNLRKLDANDPTKYDFALFGLGVFEGF; this comes from the coding sequence ATGAAGTTTAACGAACTAAAAGAATTTTTAGACGAGAAAGTCGAATTATACAATCGTCCTGATTTTATAGAATCCGACCCTATTCAAATTCCGCATTCGTTTTCCGTTAAAGAAGATATTGAAATTTCAGCATTTTTAGCGGCAACTATAGCTTGGGGCAATCGCAAAATGATTATCAATAATGCTAAAAAGTTGATGAATATTTTAGGAAATTCACCTTATGACTTCGTCATGAATCATTCGGAAGAAAATCTAGAAAACTTACACTCATTTGTCCATAGAACGTTTAACGGACAAGATGCTGTTACGTTTATAAAAGCATTACAAAACATTTATCAAAACCATAATGGCTTAGAAAGTGTTTTTTCAAAATATCAAAATCAAAAAGACCAAACCGAAAGTATTTCCAACTTTAAAAAAGTATTTTTTGAAGTTGTGCATTTACCAAGAACTACCAAACATATCTCCGATCCTTTAAATAATTCTGCTGCTAAAAGGTTGAATATGATGTTGCGTTGGCTATGTCGCCAAGACAATAAAGGCGTCGATATAGGTATTTGGAAAACTATCAATCCAGCATACTTATCTTGTCCATTAGATGTTCACTCTGGAAATGTTGCTCGTAAATTAGGTTTACTTACGCGTAAACAAAATGATGCAAAAGCCCTAGCTGAGCTAGATTTCAACTTAAGAAAACTAGATGCAAATGATCCTACCAAATACGATTTTGCATTATTTGGTTTGGGCGTTTTCGAAGGTTTTTAA
- a CDS encoding ABC transporter ATP-binding protein codes for MIKAYNIHKYYDDLHVLKGVNLHIKKGEIVSIVGASGAGKTTLLQILGTLDKISKKSDSQLEINGENILSLSDKNLSKFRNQHLGFIFQFHQLLPEFSALENVCIPAFIANRDKKEVEEEAKKLLDYLGLSHRINHKPNELSGGEQQRVAVARALINKPAVIFADEPSGNLDTHTAENLHQLFFKLRDEFGQTFVIVTHNEELAEMADRKLTMVDGNIV; via the coding sequence ATGATAAAAGCGTATAACATTCATAAATATTATGACGATTTACATGTTTTAAAAGGCGTAAATCTTCACATTAAAAAAGGTGAAATTGTTTCTATTGTTGGTGCTTCTGGTGCTGGAAAAACTACTTTACTTCAAATTTTAGGAACACTGGATAAAATTTCAAAAAAATCTGATTCGCAATTGGAAATTAACGGCGAAAATATCTTGTCTTTGTCTGATAAAAATTTGTCTAAATTTAGAAATCAGCATTTGGGGTTTATCTTTCAGTTTCATCAATTATTACCAGAATTTTCGGCTTTAGAGAATGTTTGTATTCCTGCTTTTATTGCCAATCGTGATAAAAAAGAAGTGGAAGAAGAAGCTAAAAAGCTTTTAGATTATTTAGGTTTATCGCACAGAATTAATCATAAACCCAACGAACTTTCTGGCGGTGAACAACAACGTGTAGCGGTTGCACGTGCGTTAATTAATAAACCTGCTGTTATTTTTGCCGATGAACCTTCTGGGAATTTAGATACACATACTGCTGAAAATTTACACCAATTGTTTTTTAAACTTCGAGACGAATTCGGTCAGACTTTTGTCATTGTTACACACAATGAAGAATTAGCAGAAATGGCCGATAGAAAGTTAACCATGGTTGATGGAAATATAGTTTAA
- the msrA gene encoding peptide-methionine (S)-S-oxide reductase MsrA, translating to MNIQEGKEVATFAGGCFWCTEAIFQEVKGVEKVVSGYTGGFIKNPAYREVCNGTTGHAEAIQITFNPELVSYEDLLEIFFGTHDPTTLNRQGADVGTQYRSEVFYHSEAQKEKAEQYIQWIEKEQLYSNPIVTKVSPASEFYAAEEYHQDYYSQNSQQGYCQMVIAPKLEKLRKYYQSKLK from the coding sequence ATGAATATACAAGAAGGAAAAGAAGTAGCCACTTTTGCTGGTGGGTGTTTTTGGTGTACTGAAGCCATTTTTCAAGAAGTAAAAGGTGTTGAAAAGGTAGTTTCTGGATATACTGGCGGATTTATTAAAAATCCTGCCTATCGAGAAGTTTGTAACGGAACAACTGGTCATGCCGAAGCGATTCAAATTACGTTTAATCCTGAGTTGGTTTCTTACGAAGATTTACTAGAAATTTTCTTTGGCACACATGATCCAACAACTTTAAATAGACAAGGAGCTGATGTGGGAACGCAATATCGTAGCGAAGTTTTTTACCACAGTGAAGCGCAAAAAGAAAAAGCAGAACAATACATTCAATGGATTGAAAAAGAGCAATTGTATAGCAATCCTATAGTAACTAAAGTTTCGCCAGCGAGTGAATTTTATGCGGCGGAAGAGTACCATCAAGATTATTACAGTCAAAATTCGCAACAAGGCTATTGCCAAATGGTAATCGCACCAAAGCTAGAAAAGCTACGTAAATATTACCAATCGAAGTTAAAATAA